The following proteins are encoded in a genomic region of Oncorhynchus keta strain PuntledgeMale-10-30-2019 chromosome 35, Oket_V2, whole genome shotgun sequence:
- the LOC118368206 gene encoding cell division cycle-associated protein 4-like, which produces MFPKGTKRKFSDSREEPVAGGEDVNQSSLAAVRMLSSYSLQRQSLLDMSLIKLQLCHMLVEPNLCRSVLIANTVRQIQEEMTQDGTWQIMTQALSAANAAAQCSADRLVATEVLCRQTEAAQGEQVPKPFPVVGSEGCPAEEVLEEEAAAEVGMTMSTVSPQAPTSYLPGTFGMDPCWEEEETGEGEDDDDEEEEEDSEECGSGSEGEERERDSLVEDTRTAEQVFGTFEIKNPAPSPDPALEELFSDVDASYYDLDTVLTGMQSVPKMGPYDLLESLSSHGPSPLSSSTSCRSDLNELDHIMEIIVGS; this is translated from the coding sequence ATGTTCCCGAAGGGCACGAAGCGCAAGTTTTCCGACTCCAGGGAGGAACCTGTGGCAGGCGGTGAGGATGTGAATCAGTCAAGTTTGGCAGCTGTGAGGATGCTGTCGTCCTACAGCCTGCAGCGGCAGTCCCTGCTGGACATGTCCCTGATCAAACTGCAGCTGTGCCACATGCTGGTGGAGCCTAATCTATGCCGTTCGGTGCTGATTGCCAACACGGTGAGGCAGATCCAGGAGGAGATGACCCAGGACGGCACCTGGCAGATCATGACCCAGGCCCTGAGTGCTGCCAACGCTGCTGCCCAGTGCTCTGCAGACCGCCTGGTGGCCACCGAGGTGCTGTGCCGGCAGACAGAGGCAGCCCAGGGGGAGCAGGTCCCCAAGCCCTTCCCAGTGGTGGGTTCAGAGGGCTGCCCTGCGGAGGAGGTGTTGGAGGAGGAGGCGGCGGCAGAGGTGGGGATGACTATGTCCACTGTCTCCCCCCAAGCTCCAACCTCCTACCTGCCAGGCACCTTTGGCATGGACCCCtgctgggaagaggaggagacaggtgaaggtgaagatgatgatgatgaggaggaggaggaggacagtgaGGAGTGTGGGTCTGGctcagagggggaggagagggagcgtGACAGCCTGGTGGAGGACACCAGGACAGCAGAGCAGGTCTTTGGCACGTTCGAGATCAAAAACCCTGCGCCCAGCCCCGACCCTGCTCTGGAGGAACTGTTTTCAGACGTGGATGCGTCTTACTACGACCTTGATACAGTGCTGACAGGAATGCAGAGCGTTCCTAAGATGGGGCCCTATGACCTCCTGGAGAGCCTGTCCTCCCATGGGCCCTCACCCCTCAGTTCCAGCACCAGCTGCCGATCAGACCTCAATGAACTGGACCACATCATGGAGATCATAGTGGGCTCCTGA